In Candidatus Poribacteria bacterium, one genomic interval encodes:
- a CDS encoding T9SS type A sorting domain-containing protein, which yields TLASGSRDNTIRLWDVNTGTEIKKLTGHTSWVRSVSFSPDGQTLASGSGSHDRTLRLWDVNTGTEVKKLTGHTDGVRSVSFSPNGQTLASGSEDQTIRLWDVSTGTEIKKLTGRTGWVKSVSFSPDGQTLASSGGSTIHLWDVNTGTETKKLTGHTRSVYTVSFSPDGQTIASSSADGTIGLWDISKRKKIRGHTGDVHSVAFSLDGQTLASGSGDDTIRLWDVTTGTQRKVLIGHTRDVTSVAFSLDGQTLASGSADNTIRLWDINTGTQRKILIGHTGTVHSVALSLDGSTLASGGADNTIRLWDINTGTQRKMFPGAARSVAFSSDGQTLASGSGAIIRLWDITTGTQRKVLTGHIGYVTGVVFSLDGQTIASGSSDRTARLWDVTTGRQRQMLIGHTGTVTSVAFSSDGQTLASASEDTTVRLWNPHTGKELKMLTGHTYRVNSVAFSPSFNLDGSQTFASGSLDRTVRVWHFTPPVQVLVSPADVNGDGVVDLQDTAAVRANLGQRGQNAADVNGDGVVDVDDLVLVLAAIEAAAGGAPSFQRQVLRLFTAEEVQQWLAEARLSGDTSPAYLRGIAMLEQILALFTPQETLLLANYPNPFNPETWIPYRLAASAEVTLTIYAVNGQVVRTLDLGHQAAGFYESRSRAAYWDGRNAQGEPVASGVYFYTLTVGDFSATRKMLIRK from the coding sequence AGACGCTCGCAAGTGGCAGTCGGGACAACACCATCCGCCTGTGGGATGTCAATACAGGCACTGAAATCAAAAAACTCACAGGGCATACGAGTTGGGTCCGGAGCGTATCGTTCAGCCCAGATGGACAAACACTCGCAAGTGGCAGTGGTAGTCATGACAGGACCCTCCGTCTCTGGGATGTCAACACCGGCACTGAAGTCAAAAAACTCACAGGGCATACGGATGGTGTCCGGAGCGTATCGTTCAGCCCGAATGGACAGACGCTCGCAAGTGGCAGTGAGGACCAAACCATCCGCCTCTGGGATGTTAGCACAGGAACAGAAATCAAAAAACTCACAGGGCGTACGGGGTGGGTCAAGAGTGTATCGTTCAGCCCAGATGGACAGACGCTCGCAAGTAGCGGTGGCTCGACCATCCATCTCTGGGATGTCAACACCGGCACTGAAACCAAAAAACTCACGGGGCATACGAGGAGTGTCTATACCGTGTCGTTCAGCCCAGATGGGCAAACTATCGCAAGTAGCAGTGCGGACGGGACCATCGGGCTCTGGGATATCAGCAAAAGGAAAAAAATCAGAGGACATACGGGCGATGTCCACAGCGTGGCGTTCAGCCTGGATGGACAAACACTCGCAAGTGGGAGTGGGGACGACACCATCCGCCTCTGGGATGTCACCACCGGGACGCAGCGCAAAGTCCTTATAGGACATACGAGAGATGTCACCAGTGTTGCGTTCAGCTTGGATGGGCAAACCCTCGCCAGTGGCAGTGCGGACAATACTATCCGGCTCTGGGATATCAACACTGGCACACAACGCAAAATCCTTATAGGGCATACGGGGACTGTCCACAGTGTTGCGTTGAGCCTGGATGGATCAACCCTCGCCAGTGGCGGTGCGGACAATACTATCCGGCTCTGGGATATCAACACTGGCACACAACGCAAAATGTTCCCGGGTGCTGCCCGCAGCGTTGCGTTCAGCTCGGATGGTCAGACGCTCGCAAGTGGGAGCGGTGCCATCATCCGTCTCTGGGATATCACCACCGGCACACAACGCAAAGTCCTCACAGGGCATATCGGGTATGTTACCGGTGTGGTGTTCAGCCTGGATGGACAAACTATCGCAAGTGGGAGCTCAGACAGAACGGCGCGCCTCTGGGATGTCACCACGGGCAGGCAACGCCAAATGTTGATAGGGCATACGGGGACTGTCACCAGTGTGGCGTTCAGCTCGGATGGTCAGACGCTCGCAAGTGCAAGTGAGGATACCACCGTTCGCCTCTGGAATCCTCACACCGGCAAAGAACTAAAAATGCTGACAGGGCATACGTATCGTGTCAATAGTGTGGCGTTTAGCCCATCTTTCAATCTGGATGGGAGCCAAACTTTTGCCAGCGGGAGTTTAGACCGGACGGTGCGGGTCTGGCACTTCACCCCGCCTGTTCAAGTGTTGGTGTCACCGGCGGATGTCAACGGCGATGGTGTTGTGGATCTCCAAGATACAGCCGCGGTTCGCGCGAACTTGGGGCAGCGGGGACAGAATGCCGCGGATGTCAACGGCGATGGCGTTGTCGATGTAGATGATCTCGTGCTGGTTTTGGCGGCGATAGAGGCTGCTGCTGGCGGAGCTCCTTCTTTCCAGAGACAAGTTCTACGTCTATTCACTGCTGAAGAGGTGCAACAGTGGTTAGCGGAAGCTCGGTTATCGGGGGATACCTCACCTGCCTATTTGCGAGGAATCGCTATGCTTGAGCAGATACTGGCACTCTTTACACCACAGGAGACTTTGCTGTTAGCGAATTACCCGAACCCATTCAACCCAGAAACTTGGATACCGTATCGCTTGGCAGCATCCGCGGAAGTCACGCTGACCATCTATGCGGTGAATGGGCAGGTGGTGCGGACTTTGGACTTAGGGCATCAGGCAGCAGGTTTCTATGAGAGCCGGAGCCGTGCGGCGTATTGGGATGGCAGAAACGCACAGGGGGAACCCGTGGCAAGTGGTGTCTATTTCTATACGCTCACAGTAGGCGACTTCTCTGCCACGCGTAAAATGCTTATACGGAAATAG
- a CDS encoding T9SS type A sorting domain-containing protein translates to MKMHRISIGPLFLGLIVMIVSVCGQGADAQTLRGHTDGVRSVSFSSDGQTLASGSWDNTIRLWDVNTGTEVKKITGHTDDVNSVVFSPDGQTIASGSDDDTLRLWDVNTGTEVKKITGHTRDVLSVAFSPDGQTIASGSSDKTVRVWDISTATEIKKLIGHTAYTGSVNSVAFSADGQTLASGSGDGTIRLWDVNTGTEIKKITGHTSWVNSVAFSPDGQTIASGSWDDTLRLWDVNTGTEIKKLTGHTDGVLSVSFSSDGQTLASGSVDKTIRLWNVPDIIPKKLIGHTGSVNSVAFSPNGQTLASGSWDDTLRLWDVNTGTEIKKLTGHTDGVLSVSFSSDGQTLASGSVDKTIRLWDVNTGTEVKKITGHTRDVLSVAFSPDGQTLASGSEDHTIRLWDVNTGTEIKKLTGRTGWVYSVVFSPDGQTLASGSSDHTLRLWDVNTGTEIKKLTGHTFDVRSVAFSLDGQTLASGSVDNTIRLWNVNTGTEIKKITGHTGWVYSVAFSSDRQTLASGSSDETIRLWDVNTGTAIKKLTDHTSDVNSVAFSPDGQTLASGSFDRTIQLWDIRKKIRGHTGDVNSVAFSTDGQTLASGSSDDTIRLWHVTTGTQRKVLIGHTRDVTSVAFSPDGQTLASGSADNTIRLWDITTGTQRKILIGHTGTVHSVAFSLDGSTLASGGADNTIRLWDITTGTQRKMFPGAARSVAFSSDGQTLASGSGVIIRLWDITTGTQSKVLIGHTGTVHSVSFSLDGQTLASGSSDRTARLWDVTTGRQRQMLIGHTGTVTSVAFSSDGQTLASASEDTTVRLWNPHTGKELKMLTGHTYRVNSVAFSPSFNLDGSQTFASGSLDRTVRVWHFTPPVQVLVSPADVNGDGVVDLQDTAAVRANLGQRGQNDADVNGDGVVDVDDLVLVLAAIEAAAGAAPSFQNQVLRLFTAEEVQQWLAEARLSGDTSPAYLRGIAVLEQILALLTPQETLLLANYPNPFNPETWIPYRLAASAEVTLTIYAVNGQVVRTLALGHQAAGFYESRSRAAHWDGRNAQGESVASGVYFYTLKTGDFSATRKMLIRK, encoded by the coding sequence ATGAAAATGCATCGAATTTCAATCGGACCGTTGTTTTTAGGTTTGATCGTAATGATCGTTAGCGTCTGCGGACAGGGGGCAGATGCCCAAACCCTTAGGGGACATACGGATGGGGTCCGTAGCGTGTCGTTCAGTTCGGATGGACAAACGCTCGCAAGTGGCAGTTGGGACAACACCATCCGTCTCTGGGATGTCAATACAGGCACTGAAGTCAAAAAAATCACAGGACATACGGATGATGTCAATAGCGTCGTGTTCAGCCCGGATGGGCAAACTATCGCAAGTGGGAGTGATGATGACACCCTCCGCCTCTGGGATGTCAACACCGGCACTGAAGTCAAAAAAATCACAGGACATACGCGGGATGTCCTTAGTGTGGCGTTCAGCCCAGATGGACAAACTATCGCAAGTGGGAGCTCAGACAAAACGGTGCGAGTCTGGGATATCAGCACCGCCACTGAAATCAAAAAACTCATAGGGCATACGGCGTATACGGGCAGTGTCAATAGCGTAGCGTTCAGTGCGGATGGACAAACGCTCGCAAGTGGGAGTGGGGACGGCACCATCCGCCTCTGGGATGTAAACACCGGCACTGAAATCAAAAAAATCACGGGACATACGAGTTGGGTCAATAGCGTGGCGTTCAGCCCGGATGGACAAACTATCGCAAGTGGCAGTTGGGACGACACCCTCCGCCTCTGGGATGTCAATACGGGCACTGAAATCAAAAAACTCACAGGACATACGGATGGTGTCTTGAGTGTGTCGTTCAGCTCAGATGGACAAACGCTCGCAAGTGGCAGTGTTGACAAAACCATCCGGCTCTGGAATGTCCCGGACATAATACCCAAAAAACTCATAGGGCATACGGGCAGTGTCAATAGCGTGGCGTTTAGTCCCAATGGTCAGACGCTCGCAAGTGGCAGTTGGGACGACACCCTCCGCCTCTGGGATGTCAATACGGGCACTGAAATCAAAAAACTCACAGGACATACGGATGGTGTCTTGAGTGTGTCGTTCAGCTCAGATGGACAAACGCTCGCAAGTGGCAGTGTTGACAAAACCATCCGGCTCTGGGATGTCAACACAGGCACCGAAGTGAAAAAAATCACAGGGCATACGCGGGATGTCCTTAGTGTGGCGTTCAGCCCGGATGGACAAACACTCGCAAGTGGAAGTGAAGACCACACCATCCGACTCTGGGATGTCAACACAGGCACTGAAATTAAAAAACTCACAGGACGTACGGGGTGGGTCTATAGCGTGGTGTTCAGTCCGGATGGTCAGACGCTCGCAAGTGGCAGTAGTGACCACACCCTCCGACTCTGGGATGTCAATACGGGCACTGAAATCAAAAAACTCACAGGCCATACGTTTGATGTCCGTAGCGTAGCGTTTAGTCTGGATGGACAAACACTCGCAAGTGGGAGTGTAGACAACACCATCCGCCTCTGGAATGTAAACACCGGCACTGAAATCAAAAAAATCACGGGGCATACGGGGTGGGTCTATAGCGTGGCGTTCAGCTCGGATAGACAAACACTCGCAAGTGGGAGCTCAGACGAGACCATCCGCCTCTGGGATGTCAATACAGGCACTGCAATCAAAAAACTCACAGACCATACGTCTGATGTCAATAGCGTGGCGTTCAGTCCAGATGGACAAACACTCGCAAGTGGCAGTTTTGACCGGACCATCCAGCTCTGGGATATCAGGAAAAAGATCAGAGGACATACGGGCGATGTCAATAGTGTGGCGTTCAGCACGGATGGTCAGACGCTCGCAAGTGGGAGCTCAGACGACACCATCCGCCTCTGGCATGTCACCACCGGGACGCAGCGCAAAGTCCTTATAGGACATACGAGAGATGTCACCAGTGTGGCGTTCAGCCCAGATGGACAAACACTCGCAAGTGGGAGTGCGGACAATACTATCCGGCTCTGGGATATCACCACCGGCACACAACGAAAAATCCTTATAGGGCATACGGGGACTGTCCATAGTGTGGCATTCAGCCTGGATGGGTCAACCCTCGCAAGTGGCGGTGCGGACAATACCATCCGGCTTTGGGATATCACGACTGGCACACAACGCAAAATGTTCCCGGGAGCTGCCCGCAGCGTTGCGTTCAGTTCGGATGGTCAGACGCTCGCAAGCGGGAGTGGGGTCATCATCCGTCTCTGGGATATCACCACCGGCACGCAAAGCAAAGTCCTTATAGGGCATACGGGGACTGTCCACAGTGTGTCGTTCAGTCTGGATGGGCAAACACTCGCAAGTGGGAGCTCAGACAGAACGGCGCGTCTTTGGGATGTCACCACGGGCAGGCAACGCCAAATGTTGATAGGGCATACGGGGACTGTCACCAGTGTGGCGTTCAGCTCGGATGGTCAGACGCTCGCAAGTGCAAGTGAGGATACCACCGTTCGCCTCTGGAATCCTCACACCGGCAAAGAACTAAAAATGCTGACAGGGCATACGTATCGTGTCAATAGTGTGGCGTTTAGCCCATCTTTCAATCTGGATGGGAGCCAAACTTTTGCCAGCGGGAGTTTAGACCGGACGGTGCGGGTCTGGCACTTCACCCCGCCTGTTCAAGTGTTGGTGTCACCGGCGGATGTCAACGGCGATGGTGTTGTGGATCTCCAAGATACAGCCGCGGTTCGCGCGAACTTGGGGCAGCGGGGGCAGAACGATGCGGATGTCAACGGTGATGGCGTTGTCGATGTAGACGATCTCGTGCTGGTTTTGGCAGCGATAGAGGCTGCTGCTGGCGCAGCACCTTCTTTCCAGAACCAAGTTCTACGTCTATTCACTGCTGAAGAGGTGCAACAGTGGTTAGCAGAAGCTCGGTTATCGGGGGATACCTCACCTGCCTATTTGCGAGGAATCGCTGTGCTTGAGCAGATATTGGCACTCTTGACACCACAAGAGACCTTGCTGTTGGCGAATTATCCGAATCCGTTCAACCCAGAGACGTGGATCCCGTATCGTTTGGCAGCATCCGCGGAAGTCACGCTGACCATCTATGCGGTCAACGGACAGGTGGTGCGGACCTTGGCATTAGGGCATCAGGCAGCAGGTTTCTATGAGAGTCGGAGCCGTGCGGCACATTGGGATGGTCGCAATGCACAGGGTGAGTCTGTTGCAAGTGGTGTCTATTTCTATACGCTGAAGACGGGGGATTTCTCGGCGACGCGGAAGATGTTGATACGGAAATAA